The sequence below is a genomic window from Vallitalea okinawensis.
CCTCATAGGGCTCCATGTGGTGATTCAGACTATATAGATGAAATAAGGATTACAGAAAAAGGTGGGAAATATAGTACGCTTCTTCAAATGATATCTGGAGATACACTTGCTTTTACTTGTGAAGGTATTTCTTTAAATTATAATGAATCAAAATCTTTAAGAAGTATATATAATAATGTTTTAGAAAACCCAAAATTTAAATCTAGTTTGACCTTAAAATGTACAAATTTGTATAATACTAAGCCTATTTTAGATTATACGGTTGAAGAACTTAGAATCATGATTGGGCAAAAAATTGGTCTAGATTATTTAGTTCCATTGGCTATTGAGGAAATTGAGGCCAATATTTTAGTGGAAGGAGATTTATATCCAGGTGATTTACTGAATAGTGTACTAAATATACCAGAAGATTATTGGAAAAATAATAAAGAGTTAAAAGAAAGACTACATAACACAATAACAGAACAATATGAGCAAATAAGTAAGTTGATTAATACTCTAGATCCCAAACGGTAGTAAACGGCATC
It includes:
- a CDS encoding contact-dependent growth inhibition system immunity protein, which encodes MNRTDFNKWNLHDAKLLGIEISWDEKIVNISCLAFINDSITTTLSKIILTNVQDILIPHRAPCGDSDYIDEIRITEKGGKYSTLLQMISGDTLAFTCEGISLNYNESKSLRSIYNNVLENPKFKSSLTLKCTNLYNTKPILDYTVEELRIMIGQKIGLDYLVPLAIEEIEANILVEGDLYPGDLLNSVLNIPEDYWKNNKELKERLHNTITEQYEQISKLINTLDPKR